A genomic segment from Colletotrichum higginsianum IMI 349063 chromosome 5, whole genome shotgun sequence encodes:
- a CDS encoding FAD/FMN-containing dehydrogenase, with translation MLDFPSFRPTVGDHTRFNEPFYHNLARVLVDELPCCPHWTKNTREVFTPAAKKIDPDAVREQFDPKGIFRSVVGEAIGVY, from the exons ATGCTCGACTTCCCCAGCTTCCGGCCGACGGTCGGCGACCACACCAGGTTCAACGAACCGTTTT accaCAACCTCGCTagggtcctcgtcgacgagttGCCTTGCTGCCCGCACTGGACCAAGAACACCAGGGAGGTCTTTaccccggcggcgaagaaaATCGACCCCGAC GCCGTGAGGGAGCAGTTCGACCCGAAAGGCATTTTTAGgagcgtcgtcggcgaggctATCGGTGTCTACTGA
- a CDS encoding RadP cytochrome P450 epoxidase — MASTYGTIALRLVELTFAYYFLIGIYNVFFHPLRRYPGPLLWRFSPVPKNIHMLMGNYAAKALEIHKTYQGTVRVAPNELSYIQPQAWKDIMGRPLRSEMPKDLRYFGGENFGRDSIVTTRPADHTRQRRIFTHAFSNTALKAQEPLLASYADQMVEVMGRHDRRGRVNIVDLYNFCTFDIMADLTFGEPLLLLQKGAYIPWVHNLFAGLKFVIWGVVLLEIPLLGPLVQAVTAAPLKKKAQEHTDYAGRLVDRRLAEANHAKPDIWSFVLRRSGGGEGVDGDDGDTKGLSVREMHANAAVFMVAGTETTATVLSGTTFHLLRNPRVYGLLVREIRGRFARAEDIRVDGLVGLEYLQAVLMEGLRLYNPAGAGLPRIVPKGGAEICGNVVPEGTLVSVNPYVAFTHPDNWARPTEFVPERWLHPEDPEWKDDRRDVHEPFSYGPRNCLGKKVMHDAVCNGTSPLLTNDRLAQPRVARASPAAGEDSLALRHGAVSRDGGVGRAEELHHVGEGAVDGDAETRGKGLRYRVACVA; from the exons ATGGCGTCGACTTACGGAACCATTGCTCTTCGCCTTGTTGAACTGACGTTTGCCTAC TACTTCCTGATCGGCATATACAATGTCTTCTTCCACCCCTTACGCCGTTACCCGGGGCCGCTTCTCTGGCGGTTCAGCCCGGTACCCAAGAACATTCACATGCTTATGGGCAACTACGCCGCCAAAGCACTCGAAATCCACAAGACGTACCAGGGAACCGTCCGCGTCGCTCCCAACGAGCTCTCCTACATCCAGC CACAGGCATGGAAAGACATCATGGGCCGCCCCCTCCGGTCCGAGATGCCCAAGGACCTGCGCTACTTCGGCGGCGAGAACTTTGGCCGCGACAGTATCGTGACAACCCGGCCGGCGGACCACACGCGTCAGCGCCGCATCTTCACCCACGCCTTCTCTAACACGGCCCTCAAGGCCCAGGAGCCCCTGCTGGCGTCCTACGCCGATCAGATGGTCGAGGTCATGGGCCGGCATGACCGCCGCGGACGGGTCAACATCGTGGACCTGTACAACTTCTGCACCTTTGACATCATGGCCGACCTCACCTTTGGCGAGCCGTTGCTGCTCCTCCAGAAAGGCGCCTACATCCCCTGGGTCCACAACCTCTTCGCCGGGCTCAAGTTCGTCATCTGGGGCGTCGTGCTCCTCGAGATCCCCCTGCTGGGCCCGCTGGTCCAGGCCgtcacggcggcgccgctgaAGAAAAAGGCCCAGGAGCACACCGACTACGCgggccgcctcgtcgaccgccgcctcgccgaggcgaACCACGCGAAGCCCGACATCTGGAGCTTCGTCCTGCGTCGGAGCGGGGGCGGCGAAGgagtcgacggcgacgacggcgacaccAAAGGGCTCAGCGTCAGGGAGATGcacgccaacgccgccgtcttcatgGTCGCTGGCaccgagacgacggcgacggtgctcTCCGGGACGACGTTCCACCTGCTGCGGAACCCGCGCGTGTACGGCCTGCTGGTGAGGGAGATCCGCGGGCGATTCGCGCGGGCCGAGGACATCCGCGTCGACGGGCTCGTCGGGCTCGAGTATCTACAGGCCGTGCTGATGGAGGGGCTAAGGCTGTATAacccggccggcgccgggttGCCGCGGATTGTCCCGAAGGGCGGGGCCGAGATCTGCGGCAACGTGGTTCCCGAAGGC ACCCTCGTGTCAGTCAACCCGTACGTCGCCTTCACGCACCCGGACAACTGGGCCCGGCCGACCGAGTTCGTACCGGAGCGCTGGCTCCACCCAGAGGACCCGGAGTGGAAGGACGACAGGCGAGACGTCCACGAGCCGTTCTCGTACGGCCCGAGGAACTGTCTCGGGAAGAA AGTTATGCATGATGCTGTTTGTAACGGAACGTCGCCTTTGCTAACCAATGACCGTCTTGCCCAGCCTCGCGTGGCTCGAGCTTCGCCTGCTGCTGGCGAAGACTCTCTGGCACTACGACATGGAGCTGTGTCCCGGGATGGAGGAGTGGGTCGTGCAGAAGAGCTACATCACGTGGGAGAAGGGGCCGTTGATGGTGACGCTGAAACCCGTGGAAAGGGATTGAGGTATAGGGTGGCCTGTGTAGCATAG
- a CDS encoding Oxidoreductase, producing MAPILIVGATRGLGASLTKQYAADPANTVYGTTRLKEGPEGFPENVKWLTGVDLTNSKVGETIASQLSSGGSKPLSTVIITAGYFATEDFSADKGPDWAEEQRMYTTSSIAPVFVVHALAHAGLLQGGSRVVLVSSESGSITLRHEKEGGGNYAHHASKAALNMVGKLLSLDLKEKGVVVSIVHPGFMRTEMTKGVGFDKYWDDGGAVTPDEAAESLIKWASQLDMSKTGEYWAPRGPGDIGTAEPVLGKGLSTPLHLPW from the exons ATGGCTCCTATTTTGATTGTCGGCGCCACTCGGGGCCTCGGGGCGTCTCTCACCAAGCAATACGCCGCGGACCCCGCCAACACCGTCTACGGCACGACGCGCTTGAAGGAGGGTCCTGAGGGCTTCCCGGAGAACGTCAAATGGCTCACCGGAGTCGACCTGACCAACTCCAAGGTCGGCGAGACCATTGCTAGCCAGCTGAGTAGTGGTGGTTCTAAGCCGCTGTCGACCGTG ATCATCACGGCGGGCTACTTCGCGACCGAGGACTTCAGCGCCGACAAGGGCCCGGACTGGGCCGAAGAGCAGCGCATGTACACGACGAGCTCCATCGCGCCCGTGTTTGTCGTCCACGCGCTCGCGCACGCCGGCCTTCTCCAGGGGGGCTCCAGGGTCGTGCTCGTCTCGTCCGAGTCCGGGAGCATCACCCTCCGCCacgagaaggagggcggcggcaactACGCCCACCACGCCTCCAAAGCCGCCCTGAACATGGTCGGCAAGCTGCTGAGCCTCGACCTCAAGGAaaagggcgtcgtcgtcagcatCGTCCACCCGGGCTTCATGCGGACCGAGATGACCAAGGGCGTGGGCTTTGACAAGTActgggacgacggcggtg CCGTCACTCCCGACGAAGCGGCCGAGAGTCTCATCAAGTGGGCGTCACAGCTCGACATGTCCAAGACCGGCGAGTATTGGGCGCCGAGAGGCCCGG GCGATATTGGCACGGCCGAGCCCGTGCTGGGCAAGGGGCTCTCGACGCCTCTGCATCTTCCTTGGTGA